A portion of the Bifidobacterium lemurum genome contains these proteins:
- a CDS encoding PcfB family protein, translated as MPVEDQAQEYVIRIAENGTKAVMELGKWGTSTLFRSLGLCAKTAKDKIEELRRSGGFAFLRDLQRDSGTLKVVEIEADESRNIVKQLKKSGVAFHIERDRETGKTYLHFAAKDADEVKHAVDKVVALLNQNAEEIERSTPLGIFEDTPTGPQYTIPNGQVPFNPDSPDNGTFDFETVEWDRDATIVSSNLTELGCPFKQEQISETTQRFTYPRECSNAVAEMLNDFNEYVPGLDWSRINMHPTQEHDTASRDMPAPEQAEEKPRHVKTKSETIKAIKQRARERVEGQKTSVPKKTHAKTR; from the coding sequence ATGCCGGTGGAAGACCAAGCACAGGAATACGTCATCCGCATCGCGGAAAACGGCACAAAAGCCGTCATGGAACTCGGCAAATGGGGCACGTCAACGCTGTTCCGTTCGCTGGGCCTTTGCGCGAAGACCGCCAAAGACAAAATCGAGGAGCTACGCCGCAGCGGAGGCTTCGCCTTCCTCCGTGACCTGCAACGCGACAGCGGCACACTCAAGGTCGTGGAGATCGAAGCGGACGAATCCCGCAACATCGTCAAGCAGCTCAAGAAAAGCGGCGTCGCGTTCCACATCGAACGCGACCGCGAGACAGGCAAGACGTATCTGCACTTCGCGGCCAAAGACGCCGACGAGGTAAAGCACGCGGTCGATAAAGTGGTCGCCCTGCTCAACCAAAACGCGGAAGAGATCGAACGGTCCACGCCCCTAGGAATTTTTGAGGACACTCCGACGGGTCCCCAGTACACCATCCCCAACGGGCAGGTGCCGTTCAATCCGGACAGTCCGGACAACGGAACGTTCGACTTCGAGACCGTGGAATGGGATCGCGACGCCACAATCGTCTCATCCAACCTCACGGAACTCGGATGCCCATTCAAACAGGAGCAGATCAGCGAAACCACCCAACGATTCACGTATCCCAGGGAATGCTCCAACGCCGTGGCGGAAATGCTCAACGACTTCAACGAATACGTGCCGGGACTTGATTGGAGCCGCATCAACATGCATCCGACGCAGGAACACGACACCGCAAGCCGTGACATGCCCGCGCCCGAACAGGCAGAGGAAAAGCCACGGCATGTGAAAACCAAATCGGAGACCATCAAGGCCATCAAACAGCGCGCGAGGGAGCGCGTCGAAGGCCAGAAGACCTCCGTGCCCAAGAAAACCCACGCCAAAACACGATAA
- a CDS encoding VirD4-like conjugal transfer protein, CD1115 family, with product MTRERIRAALCAIVAAMLLFWLGDKISWQIRTDLTAGMQWGDLADRFWLDLMNPLHLSLDRTDMLWGLGMVGVGCFAWMYHITSKLNTRAGEEHGSARWGNRADIMPFEAEMADANLHFTQTERIALDTRKTMRNLNVLLLGSSGSGKTRYYVKPNILCADMNFSCTDPKGELKRDTEEGMRARGYEVSTLDLIHLDQSDGFNPMRYLDPGEPEPAILRLVDNIVTNTTGNQKNSDDFWEKAEKALLTALIDWVYWTEEGESDGPNGRRIDNRSLNKVTDMVSLMNASEQDEDKEFIVDAYFAEAAIEVENAALNPDDYDAETRRMLDGLRFACTQYRTFLQGAGETKKSIIISLGVRLAPMQVSNVRRILETDGFDLDRLDEGKRIIYLELSDTDSTFSFLAAMFYQSLFETLVRKADINGGVLKREVHLMLDEFANIGKIPNFVRLIATIRSRRISTSIILQNDSQGKALYKDDWETIKGNCDSQLFLGGNEQSTTEYISKRLGNETIDVIETSESRGSSGSWTKSVRKNERALLNPDELGRIPTDMCVYMLRGVPPFYSRKLHPDPNRLAGKH from the coding sequence ATGACCAGGGAACGAATACGGGCCGCATTATGCGCGATCGTCGCGGCGATGCTGCTCTTCTGGCTGGGAGACAAGATCTCCTGGCAGATCCGCACCGACCTCACCGCAGGCATGCAATGGGGAGACCTCGCTGACCGATTCTGGCTCGACCTCATGAATCCCCTGCATCTCAGTCTCGACCGCACCGACATGCTATGGGGGCTAGGCATGGTGGGCGTCGGCTGCTTCGCCTGGATGTACCACATCACCTCGAAGCTCAACACGCGCGCCGGCGAGGAACACGGATCGGCCCGTTGGGGCAACAGAGCCGACATCATGCCGTTCGAGGCAGAGATGGCCGACGCCAACCTGCACTTCACCCAAACCGAGAGGATCGCGCTCGACACGCGCAAAACAATGCGCAACCTCAACGTGCTGCTGCTCGGATCATCCGGATCCGGCAAAACCCGCTACTACGTCAAGCCGAACATCCTATGCGCCGACATGAACTTCTCATGCACGGACCCCAAAGGCGAACTCAAACGCGACACCGAGGAAGGGATGCGCGCGCGTGGATACGAGGTCAGCACGCTCGATCTGATCCATTTGGACCAGTCCGACGGCTTCAATCCGATGCGCTACCTCGATCCGGGTGAACCGGAACCGGCGATACTCCGCCTGGTTGACAACATCGTCACGAACACCACCGGAAATCAGAAAAACTCCGACGACTTTTGGGAAAAAGCCGAAAAAGCCCTGCTCACCGCGCTCATCGATTGGGTCTACTGGACCGAAGAAGGCGAAAGCGACGGGCCTAACGGGCGCAGGATCGACAACCGCAGCCTGAACAAAGTCACCGATATGGTCAGCCTCATGAACGCCAGCGAACAGGACGAGGATAAGGAATTCATCGTTGACGCCTACTTCGCCGAAGCCGCCATCGAGGTCGAAAACGCCGCGCTGAACCCCGACGACTACGACGCCGAAACGAGGCGCATGCTTGACGGACTCCGCTTCGCATGCACCCAGTACAGGACCTTTCTGCAGGGCGCGGGGGAGACCAAGAAAAGCATCATCATCTCGCTCGGCGTGCGCCTGGCACCCATGCAGGTCAGCAACGTGCGCCGCATCCTGGAAACGGACGGCTTCGACCTTGACCGGCTCGATGAAGGCAAGCGCATCATCTATCTGGAACTGTCCGACACGGATTCCACGTTCAGCTTCCTCGCCGCCATGTTCTACCAATCGCTCTTCGAGACGCTGGTGCGCAAAGCGGACATCAACGGGGGAGTGCTGAAACGCGAGGTCCATCTTATGCTGGACGAGTTCGCCAACATCGGCAAAATCCCCAACTTCGTCCGGCTCATCGCCACCATCCGATCCAGACGCATCAGCACGAGCATCATCCTGCAGAACGACAGCCAAGGCAAAGCCCTGTACAAAGACGACTGGGAGACCATCAAGGGAAACTGCGACTCGCAGCTCTTCCTCGGAGGCAACGAACAATCCACCACAGAATACATTTCGAAACGTCTCGGCAACGAGACGATCGACGTGATCGAGACCAGCGAAAGCCGTGGCAGCTCGGGCAGCTGGACCAAAAGCGTCAGAAAAAACGAACGCGCGCTGCTCAACCCCGACGAACTCGGCCGAATCCCCACCGACATGTGCGTGTACATGCTGCGAGGAGTCCCGCCGTTCTACTCGCGCAAACTCCATCCGGATCCAAACCGTCTCGCAGGAAAACACTGA
- a CDS encoding CHAP domain-containing protein, whose protein sequence is MRKARPLSEYHSHATAKEFHTKTRIANFAGRARRVSLVAGRGLGFVGHKALSGGKGLVSMSRAEDARQGVSDADQVDAAAADFAQKHAKPAVTRRKTKTGKATPAKAGDAPASSSSGEKASSRIRFKGTGSASSTRVRPTGGRAAAHMGGHGTVRRGGRTAGRTAGRTAGRTAGKSAANGGRAVARTAAAAARYTAAAVTQVKAAIVAGTTAMASLPMLLIGGGVAIVVVVLVSLFIPAAGSTETGCDDARVESYLAWARETAEDDTHGYSQTHRTGPDYDCSSFVWTALRAAGFEVGDTLLPFSTASMRDPLQAAGFTAADWDGSVADLEAGDIVSSSGHVEFYAGDGEWIGARHDETGGITGAQSGDQTGDEIAVYQSQPDGMTTRWRLSTSGCSAGMSVGTLSPALRMKTDLLADMEATGTVSDTRYPWGQCTWWVASRRAQIGNPIPGWGNAKDWRDQAKAAGMSVDKTAKVGDVIVFQAGILGADGYYGHVAVVEKVNSDGSIEISESNAVGLGVVSVRTFTKTQLDAALSGIDFIH, encoded by the coding sequence ATGCGCAAAGCGAGACCGTTGTCCGAATACCACTCCCACGCCACCGCGAAGGAATTCCACACGAAGACACGTATTGCGAATTTCGCAGGCAGGGCGCGGCGCGTGTCCCTTGTGGCGGGGCGTGGCTTGGGCTTCGTCGGACACAAGGCCCTGAGCGGAGGCAAAGGGCTGGTGTCCATGTCGCGCGCCGAGGATGCCCGTCAGGGTGTTTCCGACGCCGACCAGGTGGATGCCGCGGCGGCGGATTTCGCCCAAAAACACGCGAAACCCGCCGTGACCCGACGAAAGACCAAGACGGGGAAGGCCACGCCGGCCAAGGCCGGCGACGCCCCCGCATCTTCGTCTTCGGGCGAGAAGGCTTCGAGCCGGATCAGGTTCAAAGGAACCGGTTCGGCATCGTCCACGCGTGTCCGGCCGACTGGCGGGCGCGCCGCCGCGCATATGGGCGGGCATGGTACGGTCCGGCGCGGCGGTCGCACGGCCGGTCGCACGGCCGGTCGCACGGCCGGTCGCACGGCCGGAAAGTCGGCCGCCAATGGCGGCCGCGCCGTGGCGCGGACCGCCGCCGCTGCGGCGCGGTATACGGCCGCTGCCGTCACCCAGGTCAAGGCTGCGATTGTCGCGGGCACCACGGCTATGGCGTCGCTGCCGATGCTTTTGATCGGCGGTGGGGTCGCGATCGTGGTCGTGGTGTTGGTGAGTCTGTTCATTCCGGCCGCCGGTTCCACCGAGACCGGTTGTGATGACGCGCGGGTGGAATCCTATCTGGCTTGGGCGCGCGAGACCGCCGAGGATGACACGCATGGCTATTCGCAGACCCATCGCACCGGACCGGATTACGATTGCTCCTCGTTCGTGTGGACGGCGTTGCGGGCGGCTGGGTTTGAGGTCGGAGATACGTTATTGCCGTTCTCGACGGCTTCGATGCGGGATCCCTTGCAGGCCGCCGGTTTCACGGCTGCCGATTGGGATGGTTCCGTGGCCGATCTGGAGGCAGGCGATATCGTCTCATCGTCCGGCCATGTGGAGTTCTACGCTGGCGATGGCGAGTGGATCGGCGCTCGGCATGACGAGACCGGCGGCATCACCGGCGCTCAGAGCGGCGACCAGACCGGTGACGAGATCGCGGTATACCAGTCGCAGCCCGACGGAATGACGACGCGATGGCGGCTCTCCACCTCCGGTTGTTCCGCCGGCATGAGCGTCGGCACGCTCTCCCCCGCGCTGCGGATGAAGACCGATCTGCTGGCAGATATGGAGGCCACCGGCACCGTCAGCGACACCCGGTATCCGTGGGGTCAATGCACTTGGTGGGTGGCGTCGCGGCGCGCCCAGATCGGCAATCCTATCCCCGGTTGGGGCAACGCGAAGGATTGGCGCGACCAGGCGAAAGCGGCCGGCATGAGCGTGGACAAGACCGCCAAGGTCGGTGATGTGATCGTGTTCCAGGCTGGAATACTCGGCGCTGACGGCTATTACGGGCATGTGGCCGTGGTGGAGAAGGTGAACTCGGACGGTTCCATCGAAATCAGCGAGTCGAACGCCGTCGGCCTGGGCGTGGTCTCCGTGCGCACGTTCACCAAGACGCAGCTTGACGCGGCGCTGTCGGGCATCGATTTCATCCATTAA
- a CDS encoding VirB4-like conjugal transfer ATPase, CD1110 family, with protein MRKKEKSEKEASRQGAPRSVKELVAYDALLPGGQMYLGGDVWSVSLRLGDINYAIATQDQQLDIVDRWGQILNSVGNGVSVEETIMTRTLDPERVSAQITMAPAGDGHDDLREDFNRNVRRQLSGSSKSTVTDKYLTFSLSNSDHERAINLLNRQALSVQSQLRSLYGCEAVKLNRRERLRVLHSLLRRGTRFTFDEDDFAARRHASTKDYACPWAVDMRDKRRLTIDDGDVSMLHQVLYVSDFPDYLSDQLIADLTDIKADITVSVHLTPEGKAEGLKLVNRKIAEMEMQAADERSKNRKRHQPDDYLPHDLSESMDEAAEMRDDLKHQGERLVSSLVVIDVCAETEERLDRLVRDVIAVIDAQSCVADTLTYMQGDALNAVLPLGVNPLPMRRTLTTSGAAILLPFTTQELFQAGGVMAGTNARSGNAVVYDRAQNMNANGFILGTAGSGKSQAAKNEITQIFLTRPDDDLVVIDPEHEFTPLCMQLGGERIEIGESSPSHINALDIELLDDSEGDPIRSKCAAALNMIGALIGGDEGMDKVARALIDRCLMTLYRDLRDGKRLLMPTLADLRDMLESLDEERAHEAAQALEIYTAGSLNAFAHPTDVDVRNRMVVYDVSGLGAELKTFGMMVVLDQVWNRVVRNRAQGRRTWLWVDEFHMLFSNPFAADYFLRLYKRGRKWGLGVTGITQNIEELLLNDEARLMLSNSSFLLLMNQTATDAAALCELLKLSDEQREFFTGVQPGQGMLKSAESYIPFDGRIDTSSRLYRLFSTKFGEE; from the coding sequence ATGCGTAAGAAGGAAAAGTCAGAGAAAGAAGCATCCCGTCAGGGCGCGCCCAGGTCCGTCAAGGAGCTTGTGGCCTATGACGCGCTCCTGCCGGGCGGTCAGATGTATCTCGGCGGTGATGTCTGGAGTGTGTCGCTGCGTCTTGGCGATATCAATTACGCAATCGCGACGCAGGATCAGCAGTTGGATATCGTGGACCGTTGGGGTCAGATCCTTAATTCCGTGGGCAACGGGGTGAGCGTCGAGGAGACGATCATGACCCGCACGCTCGATCCCGAGCGGGTGAGCGCCCAGATCACGATGGCTCCGGCCGGTGACGGGCATGATGATTTGCGTGAGGATTTCAACCGCAACGTGCGCCGTCAGCTGTCCGGTTCGTCAAAGAGCACGGTGACGGACAAATACCTGACGTTCAGCCTGTCCAATTCCGATCACGAGCGGGCCATTAATTTGCTGAATCGTCAGGCGTTGTCCGTTCAATCGCAACTGCGCAGCCTGTATGGCTGCGAGGCTGTGAAGCTGAACCGTCGGGAACGGCTGCGCGTGCTGCATTCGCTGCTGCGCCGGGGCACCCGCTTCACGTTTGATGAGGATGATTTCGCCGCACGGCGGCATGCGAGCACGAAGGATTACGCGTGTCCGTGGGCGGTGGATATGCGGGACAAGCGTCGTCTGACCATTGATGACGGCGATGTGTCGATGCTGCATCAGGTGTTGTATGTGAGCGATTTTCCCGATTATCTGTCCGACCAGCTGATCGCGGATCTGACCGATATCAAGGCGGATATCACCGTGTCGGTGCATCTGACTCCCGAGGGCAAGGCCGAGGGGTTGAAGCTGGTGAACCGCAAGATCGCGGAGATGGAGATGCAGGCGGCCGACGAGCGGTCGAAGAATAGGAAAAGGCATCAGCCGGACGATTATCTGCCTCATGATTTGTCCGAGTCGATGGATGAGGCGGCCGAGATGCGCGACGATCTCAAACATCAGGGCGAGCGTCTGGTGTCCTCTTTGGTCGTGATCGATGTGTGCGCCGAGACCGAGGAGCGGTTGGATCGTCTGGTGCGTGATGTGATCGCCGTGATCGACGCGCAATCGTGCGTCGCGGACACGCTCACCTACATGCAGGGCGACGCTCTCAACGCGGTGCTGCCGCTCGGGGTCAACCCGCTGCCGATGCGGCGGACCCTGACGACGAGCGGCGCGGCCATCCTATTGCCGTTCACCACGCAGGAGCTGTTCCAGGCGGGTGGCGTGATGGCCGGCACGAACGCGCGGAGCGGCAATGCGGTCGTCTATGATCGCGCACAAAACATGAACGCCAACGGCTTCATCCTTGGCACGGCCGGTAGCGGCAAGAGCCAGGCGGCGAAGAACGAGATCACGCAGATCTTTCTGACCCGTCCCGACGATGATCTGGTCGTCATCGATCCCGAACACGAGTTCACTCCGTTGTGCATGCAGCTTGGCGGTGAGCGCATCGAAATAGGCGAGTCAAGCCCGTCCCATATCAACGCTTTGGACATCGAACTGCTGGACGATTCCGAGGGTGACCCGATCCGTTCCAAGTGCGCGGCCGCGTTGAACATGATCGGCGCGCTGATCGGCGGCGATGAGGGGATGGACAAGGTGGCCCGCGCGCTGATCGACCGATGCCTGATGACGCTGTACCGTGACCTGCGCGACGGCAAACGCCTCCTGATGCCGACCCTGGCCGACCTGCGCGACATGCTGGAGTCCCTGGACGAGGAACGCGCGCACGAGGCGGCCCAAGCGTTGGAGATCTACACCGCCGGAAGCCTCAACGCCTTCGCGCATCCCACGGATGTCGATGTGCGCAATCGCATGGTCGTCTACGACGTGTCCGGCCTGGGCGCGGAGTTGAAGACGTTCGGCATGATGGTCGTGTTGGATCAAGTCTGGAATCGTGTGGTGCGCAACCGCGCCCAGGGACGAAGGACATGGCTGTGGGTTGACGAGTTCCACATGCTGTTCTCGAATCCGTTCGCGGCCGACTACTTCCTGCGCCTGTACAAACGCGGTCGCAAATGGGGATTGGGCGTCACCGGCATCACGCAGAACATCGAGGAGTTGCTGCTGAACGACGAGGCGCGGCTGATGCTGTCCAACAGTTCGTTCCTGCTATTGATGAACCAGACCGCGACCGACGCGGCCGCCTTGTGCGAGCTGCTGAAGCTGTCCGATGAGCAGCGCGAGTTCTTCACCGGCGTCCAGCCCGGCCAGGGCATGCTCAAGTCCGCTGAATCATACATCCCGTTCGACGGGCGTATCGACACGTCCAGCAGGCTGTATCGCCTGTTCTCCACCAAGTTCGGCGAGGAATAA
- a CDS encoding PrgI family protein: protein MALQMRVYKEIHGVEAKVQWGMSWRQMLAGALMLVVGGGETFVFFWLLHQTNLGAALLFVVCAPLAAWGWWRPKGLMPEKYAVYVLRHKFGSNLLFRDGPASHHSSAKPSVNEHQSQSRRRHA, encoded by the coding sequence ATGGCTTTGCAGATGAGGGTCTATAAGGAGATCCACGGGGTCGAGGCGAAGGTCCAGTGGGGCATGAGCTGGAGGCAGATGCTGGCCGGCGCGTTGATGCTCGTTGTTGGTGGCGGGGAGACGTTCGTGTTCTTCTGGCTCCTGCATCAGACGAATTTGGGCGCGGCCTTGTTGTTCGTGGTGTGCGCGCCTCTTGCGGCGTGGGGCTGGTGGAGGCCGAAAGGTCTGATGCCTGAAAAATACGCCGTCTATGTGCTGCGGCACAAGTTCGGGTCGAATCTGCTGTTTCGCGACGGTCCGGCCAGCCATCACTCATCGGCCAAACCATCAGTTAATGAGCACCAATCACAATCAAGGAGGCGACATGCGTAA